In one Nicotiana sylvestris chromosome 8, ASM39365v2, whole genome shotgun sequence genomic region, the following are encoded:
- the LOC138876196 gene encoding uncharacterized protein codes for MGDCRSTNEISTLFASEDYIWWSQPDGQSEHTIQILEDMLRACILEFGGSWDAYLSLAKFAYNNSFQSSIQMALYELLYGRRCRSPIGWFEAGETNLFGSELVQEAMDKVQLIRQRLFTAQSRQKSYPDKRRRDLVFTIEDKVFLRVSPMKVFHVSMLRKCISDSSQMIEAPAIPLDERLSYENEPMTVIDRQIGKLRSKEIVFVKFLWRNHTVEEATWEIEDNMQVKYPHLFQSIVRT; via the exons atgggtgattgtagatcgactAACGAAATCAGCACACTTTTTGCTAGTGAAGACTACATATGGTGGAGTCAG CCAGACGGGCAGTCTGAACATACTatacagatcttggaggatatgttgagagcttgcattcttgagtttggaggtAGTTGGGATGCTTATCTATCTTTAGCtaaatttgcttacaacaatagcttccaGTCCAGTATTCAAATGGCACTATACGAATTATTGTATGGTAgaagatgtcgttctcctatcggatgGTTTGAAGCTGGCGAGACTAATTTATTTGGATCCGAACTAGTACAAGAAGCTATGGACAAGGTCCAATTGATCAGACAAAGATTGTTTACAGCTCAAAGTAGACAAAAGTCTTATCCtgataagagaagaagagatcTAGTGTTCACAATTGAGGACAAAGTGTTCCTACGAGTCTcccctatgaaag TGTTTCACGTCTCAATGCTAAGAAAATGTATATCAGACTCATCTCAAATGATTGAAGCACCGGCTATACCACTCGATGAGAGGTTGTCTTACGAGAATGAGCCAATGACTGTTATTGATAGACAAATAGGAAAACTACGGTCAAAAGAAATCGTGTTCGTGAAATTCTTATGGAGAAATCATACAGTTGAAGAAGCTACTTGGGAAATAGAAGATAATATGCAAGTCAAGTACCCCCATTTGTTTCAGTCTATTGTACGTACTTGA